The Brassica napus cultivar Da-Ae chromosome C7, Da-Ae, whole genome shotgun sequence genome has a segment encoding these proteins:
- the LOC106409094 gene encoding uncharacterized protein LOC106409094, translating to MKSPSVTFGMSFGGETKESTCEKSPVPIYPWVNADGSINKVVFDGLVRRVLGTVMQNPGIPEDEIINLMDVLNPQSCRKLLELMRLDGYVKVREMMQTKFTGPPSLLNSLLITGPKKQELISRKHLFANSKGLFTL from the exons ATGAAAAGTCCATCTGTTACATTTGGAATGAGTTTCGGAGGTGAAACAAAGGAATCTACTTGTGAGAAATCACCAGTGCCTATATATCCATGGGTAAACGCAGATGGGTCCATAAATAAAGTCGTCTTTGATGGACTTGTTCGCCGTGTTCTAGGTACCGTGATGCAAAATCCCGGTATACCTGAG GACGAGATCATAAACCTAATGGATGTACTAAATCCTCAG AGCTGTAGGAAGCTTCTGGAGTTGATGAGACTCGATGGGTATGTGAAAGTGAGGGAAATGATGCAAACCAAGTTCACCGGTCCTCCGTCTCTGCTAAACAGTCTCCTCATAACCGGCCCCAAAAAACAGGAGCTTATCAGCCGCAAACACTTGTTTGCCAACTCCAAGGGACTCTTTACCTTATGA